The region CCTGGACCTGCTCTCGCCGGACGTAGACCCCATCCTGCAGGACGTCGCCGACGAGGCCGCGTCGCGCCTGGGGCTGCCCGTGTCGCTGATCAGCGTGGTGCTGGACGAGGCGCTGCACGTGGCGGGAATGCACGGGCCGGAGGGGCTGTGGCTGGCGGAAACGCGCGGGCACCCGGTGGAGTGGTCGTTCTGCGCCACCTCGGTGCGCACCCGCGACGCCTTCGTGGTGGAGAACGCGGAGACGCACCCCGACCATCAGCACAACCCGCTGGTCACCCAGGACGGCGTGCGGTGCTACGCGGGCGTTCCGCTGATCTCGTCGCGCGGGTTCGTGCTGGGCAACCTGTGCGTGGTGGGGCTGGAGCAGCGCTCCTTCAGCGAGGCAGACGTGGCCGTGCTCCGTGAGCTGGCGGACGAAGCCGTCCGCCGCATCGAGGCCCGCCGCATCGCCTGACGCAGCCCGGCACAGGAGACGAGCACGCCCGCTCGGCCATCTGCCGAGCGGGCGTGTGTGCGTTCATTCACATGCCTCCACCCAAGAAGGCTACCGCCCCTCTAGCGGTGACTCCACAGGTACAGGGCGGCCGCGATGGGGGTGAACACCCAGTAGTCGCGCGGCATGATCCACACCCAGGTGGGCGCGTGCCACCAGATGTGCTCCCGCCGGAACTTCCGCAGGCCGAAGGCCGGGTTCATCACGAACCACAGAAAGTCTTCCGCCACCCAGAACAGGATCAGCCACGCCACGATGCGCGCCTCGCCCTTCCACGTGGGCGCGGCGAAGCCCAGCGCGAACGGCAGGTGCACCACCAGCGTGACGAAGACGTGCACGTAGAAGTGGTACCCCGTCAGCGGCCGCGAGCTGAAGAACAGCCGCGTCCAGCGGTTCTCCACCCGCCAGGTGGGGAGGGCGGCGGCCCACCCCGCCGTTCCCTCGATCTGAATCTCCAGCTGCGCGAACGCGGCCCCCGCGGCCAGGACCATCGCGAAAAAAGACAGGTGCTCCAACGGCGCGTCTCCTGTTCGTGCAAAAGGGTGATCAGACGGGCGGCGGGGCGGAGCACGACGTGTGCTCCGCCCCGCTTTGCGTCAGCTGGCGTACGGCAGGCCGCCGCGACGGCGGGGGGGGGAAGCAGATGCGCGGCCTGCCGTACCCCCGTCAGCGGCTCAGCAGCAGGGCCCGTTGGAGGGGTTGCACTTTCCGCCGCAGTACCCGCCGCTTCCGTCCACCCAGTATTGCAGTTCCGAGCCCTCGCCCTCCACGGCGTGCGCGCGGTCCGCCGCCCACCCGATGCCGCCC is a window of Longimicrobium sp. DNA encoding:
- a CDS encoding GAF domain-containing protein, with the protein product MIPDPLFDEQRLQEIHDLDLLSPDVDPILQDVADEAASRLGLPVSLISVVLDEALHVAGMHGPEGLWLAETRGHPVEWSFCATSVRTRDAFVVENAETHPDHQHNPLVTQDGVRCYAGVPLISSRGFVLGNLCVVGLEQRSFSEADVAVLRELADEAVRRIEARRIA